A genomic segment from Pseudomonas mendocina encodes:
- a CDS encoding YciI family protein yields MRFMVIVKATADSEAGLMPSEELLTAMGRYNEELAAAGVMLAGEGLHPSAKGARVRFSGAQRTVIDGPFMETKELVAGFWIFQCESLQACIDWVKRCPSPMPGESDIEIRQIFEVEDFGAEFTPELREQEERIRARISSENQGEQR; encoded by the coding sequence ATGCGTTTCATGGTGATTGTCAAAGCGACCGCGGATTCCGAAGCCGGTCTGATGCCCAGTGAGGAGTTGTTGACGGCCATGGGCCGTTACAACGAAGAGCTGGCCGCCGCGGGTGTGATGCTGGCTGGCGAGGGGCTACATCCCAGCGCCAAAGGCGCGCGGGTGCGGTTCTCCGGGGCGCAGCGCACGGTGATCGATGGCCCGTTCATGGAAACCAAGGAGCTGGTGGCCGGTTTCTGGATCTTTCAGTGTGAGTCGCTGCAGGCCTGCATCGACTGGGTCAAGCGCTGTCCCAGCCCCATGCCTGGCGAATCCGATATTGAGATTCGGCAGATTTTCGAGGTCGAGGATTTCGGCGCCGAGTTCACCCCCGAGTTGCGCGAGCAGGAAGAGCGTATCCGCGCGCGCATCAGCAGTGAAAACCAAGGAGAGCAACGATGA
- a CDS encoding amino acid aminotransferase, translating into MNHFAEVARVPGDPILSLMEAYRLDSNPARLDLGVGVYKDAQGLTPIPRAVKLAEQRLIDLEQTKTYVGGHGDAAFGALLSQLVLGANSPLLTEQRAGATQTPGGTGALRLAGDFIRHCLPGRGIWLSDPTWPIHETLFAEAGLKVGHYPYVGADNRLDVEAMIAALTHLPKGDVVLLHACCHNPTGFDLSPRDFKRVLEVVKARELLPLIDFAYQGFGDGLEQDAWAVRLFAAELPELLITSSCSKNFGLYRERTGALIVCAGNAEKLIDIRSQLASIARNLWSTPPAHGAAVVAQILGDDELKGLWLDELEGMRLRVASLRRGLVEALAPHGLNERFAHIAEQRGMFSYTGLSPLQVQRLREEFSVYMVGSGRANVAGLDASRLDQLADAIARVCVN; encoded by the coding sequence GTGAACCATTTCGCCGAGGTCGCCCGCGTACCGGGCGACCCCATCCTCAGTCTGATGGAAGCCTATCGGCTGGACAGCAACCCGGCGCGCCTGGACCTTGGCGTTGGCGTGTACAAGGACGCCCAAGGCCTGACGCCGATACCGCGCGCGGTGAAACTGGCCGAGCAGCGCCTGATCGACCTCGAACAGACCAAGACCTATGTCGGAGGCCACGGCGACGCCGCGTTCGGTGCGCTCCTGAGCCAGCTGGTACTCGGTGCGAACTCACCATTGCTCACCGAACAGCGCGCCGGCGCCACGCAGACGCCCGGCGGTACCGGTGCGCTGCGCCTGGCGGGTGATTTCATCCGCCACTGCCTGCCCGGGCGCGGCATCTGGCTGAGCGATCCGACCTGGCCCATCCATGAAACCCTGTTCGCCGAAGCCGGGCTCAAGGTCGGCCATTATCCGTACGTCGGCGCTGACAACCGTCTCGACGTGGAGGCCATGATCGCCGCCCTCACCCACCTGCCCAAGGGCGACGTGGTGCTGCTGCATGCCTGCTGCCACAACCCCACCGGTTTCGACCTCTCCCCACGCGATTTCAAGCGCGTGCTGGAGGTGGTCAAGGCACGCGAACTGCTGCCGCTGATCGACTTCGCCTACCAGGGCTTCGGCGACGGTTTGGAGCAGGACGCCTGGGCCGTGCGCCTGTTCGCCGCCGAACTGCCGGAGCTGCTGATCACCAGTTCCTGCTCGAAGAATTTCGGCCTGTATCGCGAGCGCACCGGCGCTCTGATCGTCTGTGCCGGCAACGCCGAGAAACTCATCGACATCCGCAGCCAGCTGGCCTCCATCGCCCGCAATCTGTGGTCGACGCCGCCCGCCCATGGCGCCGCTGTGGTGGCGCAGATACTCGGCGACGACGAGCTGAAAGGCCTCTGGCTGGACGAGCTGGAAGGTATGCGCCTACGCGTGGCCAGCCTGCGCCGTGGCCTGGTCGAAGCACTTGCGCCGCATGGGTTGAACGAGCGTTTCGCGCACATCGCCGAACAGCGCGGCATGTTCTCCTACACCGGGCTGTCGCCGCTGCAGGTGCAACGCCTGCGCGAGGAGTTCAGCGTGTACATGGTCGGCAGCGGCCGCGCCAACGTCGCGGGGCTGGATGCCAGCCGACTGGATCAACTAGCCGACGCCATCGCTCGGGTCTGCGTGAACTGA
- a CDS encoding sigma-54-dependent phenylalanine hydroxylase transcriptional regulator PhhR — protein MRIKVHCQNRVGILRDILNLLVDYGINVARGEVGGEQGNAIYLYCPNLINLQFQSLRPKFEAIAGVFGVKRVGLMPSERRHLELNALLGALDFPVLSIDMGGSIVAANRSAAQLLGVRVDEVPGMALSRYAEDFDLPELVRANKTRINGLRVKIKGDVFLADIAPLQNEHDDSEALAGAVLTLHRADRVGERIYHVRKQELRGFDSIFQSSRVMAAVVKEARRMAPLDAPLLIEGETGTGKELLARACHLASPRGQSPFMALNCAGLPESMAETELFGYGPGAFEGARPEGKLGLLELTAGGTLFLDGVGEMSPRLQAKLLRFLQDGCFRRVGSDEEVYLDVRVICATQVDLSELCAHGEFRQDLYHRLNVLSLHIPPLRECLDGLAPLVEHFLDSASRQIGCALPKLAPQAFERMAHYHWPGNVRQLENVLFQAVSLCDGGTVKAEHIRLPDYGAPQPLGEFSVDGNLDDILGRFEKAVLERLFRDHPSSRQLGKRLGVSHTTIANKLRQHGLGKE, from the coding sequence ATGCGTATCAAGGTCCACTGCCAGAACCGTGTCGGCATCCTGCGTGACATCCTCAACCTGCTGGTCGACTACGGCATCAACGTCGCCCGTGGCGAAGTCGGGGGCGAGCAGGGCAACGCCATCTACCTGTACTGTCCGAATCTGATCAATCTGCAGTTCCAGTCGCTGAGGCCGAAGTTCGAGGCCATTGCCGGCGTATTCGGTGTCAAGCGCGTCGGGCTGATGCCCAGCGAACGGCGTCACCTGGAGCTCAATGCGCTGCTTGGTGCGCTGGATTTCCCAGTGCTGTCCATCGACATGGGCGGCAGCATCGTCGCCGCCAACCGCAGCGCCGCGCAGTTGCTCGGGGTGCGTGTGGACGAGGTGCCGGGCATGGCGCTGTCACGCTATGCCGAGGATTTCGACTTGCCCGAACTGGTGCGCGCCAACAAGACGCGAATCAACGGGCTGCGGGTGAAGATCAAGGGCGATGTGTTTCTCGCCGATATCGCGCCGCTGCAGAACGAACACGACGACAGCGAGGCGCTGGCTGGCGCGGTGCTGACCCTGCATCGCGCCGACCGCGTTGGTGAGCGCATCTACCATGTGCGCAAACAGGAGCTGCGTGGCTTCGACTCGATCTTCCAGAGCTCCAGGGTTATGGCGGCGGTGGTAAAGGAAGCGCGGCGCATGGCGCCGCTGGATGCGCCGCTGCTAATCGAGGGCGAAACAGGCACCGGCAAGGAATTGCTGGCGCGCGCCTGTCACCTGGCCAGCCCGCGAGGGCAATCGCCGTTCATGGCGCTCAATTGCGCAGGGTTGCCGGAATCCATGGCCGAGACCGAGCTGTTTGGCTACGGCCCCGGCGCCTTCGAGGGCGCGCGTCCGGAAGGCAAGCTCGGTCTGCTGGAACTGACTGCAGGCGGCACGCTGTTTCTCGATGGCGTCGGCGAGATGAGCCCGCGCCTGCAGGCCAAGCTGCTGCGCTTTCTGCAGGATGGCTGCTTTCGCCGTGTCGGCAGCGACGAGGAGGTGTACCTCGATGTGCGGGTGATCTGCGCCACCCAGGTCGACCTGTCCGAACTCTGCGCCCATGGCGAGTTCCGTCAGGATCTCTACCACCGCCTCAACGTGCTCAGCCTGCATATTCCGCCCCTGCGTGAATGCCTCGACGGTCTGGCGCCGTTGGTGGAGCACTTTCTCGATTCCGCCAGCCGGCAGATCGGTTGTGCGCTGCCGAAGCTGGCGCCACAGGCCTTCGAGCGTATGGCCCATTACCACTGGCCGGGTAACGTGCGGCAACTGGAGAACGTGCTGTTCCAGGCGGTCTCGCTATGCGATGGCGGCACCGTGAAGGCCGAGCATATCCGCCTGCCGGACTACGGTGCGCCGCAGCCGCTCGGTGAGTTCTCTGTCGATGGCAACCTCGACGATATCCTCGGCCGCTTCGAGAAGGCGGTGCTGGAGCGCCTGTTCCGCGATCACCCGAGCAGCCGCCAGTTGGGCAAGCGCCTCGGTGTTTCCCATACCACCATCGCCAACAAGCTGCGTCAGCACGGGTTGGGCAAGGAGTAG
- the ggpS gene encoding glucosylglycerol-phosphate synthase: protein MLLATDLDGTFLAGDPEDRLSLYQTIAAHPEIKLAYVTGRSLEAVLPLLADPTLPQPDYIIADVGATLVHGDSLQPIQPLQSVVDVRWPGESQVASAIEPFGLERQDVPQARRCSYFCTPEQAANPALREIADELGCDLLYSAELYLDFLPKGVNKGSSLQALADWLELDHDQVLAAGDTLNDLSMLSASFHGVCVGQSEAALLEATRSHSRTLHASRPGCGGILEAFAHFGFLGEHGIAAERRQAAQPGKAELVMVYHRLPYEEYRNAAGKLQRRRPTSPNGIIPTLLSFFGDGQPGSWVAWAVHEDGDEPFDSHTTVDAERYPKLTAARVKLSKEEVDIFYKRFSKEAFWPTLHTFWERATFNEDDWQVFLRVNRAFAERTALEAAEGAIVWLHDYNLWMVPAYLRELRPDLRIAFFHHTYFPSADVFNVLPWRRQIVGSLLQCDYIGFHIPRQVENFVDVARGVFPLKTLERQSCAPRFITYGCAVGLERMTTALDTGTRQVKLGAHPVGLDIDRVRNALEAPKIKELMGQLREEMKGVKLILAVERLDYTKGILEKLNAYERLLDDNPELLGKVTLVTVCVPAAREMTVYDELQTQIEQAVGRINGRFARIGWTPLQFFFRSLPFEEVSAWYAMADVMWITPLRDGLNLVAKEFVAAQGLLGGRGVLVLSEFAGAAAELKGALLTNPHDPADLAQTCYLALNLPKSEAQARLRELFDIVCFNDIRRWGEDFLAGVQVEEEREPLTLAG, encoded by the coding sequence ATGCTATTAGCCACCGACCTGGATGGAACCTTTCTCGCTGGCGATCCCGAAGATCGCCTGAGCCTCTACCAGACCATCGCCGCCCACCCCGAGATCAAGCTCGCCTACGTCACCGGGCGCAGCCTGGAGGCGGTGCTGCCACTGCTGGCCGACCCGACGCTGCCGCAGCCGGACTACATCATCGCCGACGTCGGCGCGACCCTGGTGCATGGCGACAGCCTGCAACCGATCCAACCGCTGCAGAGCGTGGTCGATGTCCGCTGGCCCGGCGAAAGCCAGGTGGCCAGCGCCATCGAACCGTTCGGCCTGGAGCGCCAGGACGTGCCACAGGCGCGCCGCTGCTCCTACTTCTGCACGCCTGAGCAGGCAGCCAACCCGGCGCTACGCGAGATCGCCGATGAACTGGGCTGCGACCTGCTCTACTCCGCCGAGCTGTACCTGGACTTTCTGCCCAAAGGGGTTAACAAGGGCAGCAGCCTGCAGGCCCTGGCCGACTGGCTGGAGCTGGATCACGACCAGGTGCTGGCGGCCGGCGATACGCTCAATGACCTGTCCATGCTCAGCGCCAGCTTCCATGGCGTCTGCGTCGGCCAGTCGGAAGCCGCGCTGCTGGAAGCCACGCGCAGCCACTCGCGCACCCTGCACGCCAGCCGCCCTGGCTGCGGCGGGATTCTCGAAGCCTTCGCCCATTTCGGCTTCCTTGGCGAGCACGGCATCGCCGCCGAACGGCGCCAGGCCGCGCAGCCGGGCAAGGCCGAGCTGGTGATGGTCTACCATCGCCTGCCCTATGAGGAATACCGCAACGCCGCCGGCAAGCTGCAACGCCGCCGCCCCACCTCACCCAACGGCATCATCCCCACCCTGCTCAGTTTCTTCGGTGACGGCCAGCCCGGCTCCTGGGTCGCCTGGGCCGTGCACGAGGATGGCGACGAGCCGTTCGACAGCCACACCACCGTGGATGCCGAACGCTATCCCAAGCTGACCGCCGCGCGGGTCAAGCTGAGCAAGGAAGAGGTGGACATCTTCTACAAGCGCTTCTCCAAGGAAGCCTTCTGGCCCACCCTACACACCTTCTGGGAGCGCGCCACCTTCAACGAGGACGACTGGCAGGTGTTCCTCAGGGTCAACCGCGCCTTCGCCGAACGCACCGCGCTGGAAGCCGCCGAGGGCGCCATCGTCTGGCTGCACGACTACAACCTGTGGATGGTGCCGGCCTACCTGCGCGAACTGCGCCCGGACCTGCGCATCGCCTTCTTCCACCACACCTACTTCCCCTCGGCCGACGTGTTCAACGTGCTGCCCTGGCGCCGGCAGATCGTCGGCAGCCTGCTGCAATGCGACTACATCGGTTTCCATATCCCGCGTCAGGTGGAGAACTTCGTCGACGTTGCCCGCGGTGTGTTCCCGCTCAAGACGCTGGAACGGCAGAGCTGCGCGCCGCGCTTCATTACCTATGGTTGCGCCGTGGGCCTGGAGCGCATGACCACGGCCCTGGATACCGGTACCCGCCAGGTCAAGCTCGGCGCACACCCAGTAGGCCTGGACATCGACCGTGTGCGCAATGCATTGGAGGCACCGAAGATCAAGGAACTGATGGGCCAGCTGCGCGAAGAGATGAAGGGCGTGAAGCTGATTCTCGCGGTCGAGCGCCTCGACTACACCAAGGGCATCCTGGAAAAGCTCAACGCCTACGAGCGCCTGCTTGACGACAACCCCGAGCTGCTCGGCAAGGTCACCCTGGTGACGGTCTGCGTGCCGGCAGCACGCGAGATGACGGTGTACGACGAGCTGCAGACGCAGATCGAACAGGCCGTGGGGCGCATCAATGGACGCTTCGCCCGCATCGGCTGGACACCGCTGCAGTTCTTCTTCCGCAGCCTGCCATTCGAGGAAGTCAGCGCCTGGTACGCCATGGCCGACGTCATGTGGATCACCCCACTGCGTGATGGCCTCAATCTGGTGGCCAAGGAGTTCGTCGCCGCGCAAGGCCTGCTCGGTGGGCGTGGCGTGCTGGTGCTGTCGGAATTCGCCGGCGCCGCCGCCGAGCTCAAGGGCGCATTGCTGACCAACCCGCACGACCCGGCCGACCTGGCGCAGACCTGCTATCTGGCGCTGAACCTGCCCAAAAGCGAGGCCCAGGCGCGGCTGCGCGAGCTGTTCGATATCGTTTGCTTCAACGACATCCGCCGTTGGGGCGAGGACTTCCTGGCGGGCGTGCAGGTGGAGGAAGAGCGCGAGCCGCTGACGCTGGCGGGCTGA
- a CDS encoding DUF2254 domain-containing protein translates to MAVPSNILFRAYQRIIHSLAFYPTLIAIGFFLLCLLTMAAEYQPWMMAFKDHVDLGLVSNADNARLILGTLVTGILSLMVFSFSMVMVVLNNAAASLSPRVIPGLVSNKGHQKTLGFYLGTILYALLLITTIEQGNNERIPSLGVLITLALGIVCLGLFVHFIRSISQSIQVEHILGNLYSTSLEKLDACGGSPASRDAAPQWPDDSEWITVHAQRNGYFKELNVKEVNTLLQRHQIRMTVLAHRGFFVSEGHPLFRLERPLDEGACQQLLDCFDFFIEEYASSHYFFGCRQMSEIAVKALSPGINDPGTAIKTVDLLSVLLSRRLALSERDFASLPDEPPRLCYQELSLDQLLLQLLGPIRTYGAADVCVLVSLLQAFKNLLHHPASTQQRADLLCHARSVRDTAERHLKDRRDREEINDFIARINRTLHDSDQPLMPLHIAGEAP, encoded by the coding sequence ATGGCCGTACCCAGCAACATCCTTTTTCGCGCCTACCAGCGCATCATCCACAGCCTGGCGTTCTACCCGACGCTGATCGCCATCGGCTTCTTCCTGCTGTGCCTGCTGACCATGGCTGCCGAGTACCAGCCGTGGATGATGGCGTTCAAGGATCACGTCGATCTCGGCCTGGTAAGCAATGCAGACAATGCCAGGCTGATTCTCGGCACGCTGGTCACGGGTATTCTGTCACTGATGGTGTTCAGTTTCTCGATGGTCATGGTGGTGCTCAATAACGCAGCCGCATCGCTGTCACCACGGGTGATTCCCGGCCTGGTCAGCAACAAGGGGCACCAGAAAACCCTGGGGTTCTACCTCGGCACCATCCTCTACGCGCTGCTGCTCATCACCACAATCGAACAGGGCAACAATGAGCGGATACCCAGCCTCGGCGTGCTCATAACCCTGGCCCTGGGCATCGTCTGCCTGGGCCTGTTCGTGCACTTCATTCGCTCGATATCGCAGTCGATTCAGGTCGAGCACATCCTCGGTAACCTCTACAGCACCAGCCTGGAAAAGCTCGATGCCTGCGGTGGCAGTCCAGCTTCGCGCGACGCCGCGCCCCAATGGCCGGATGACAGTGAGTGGATCACTGTGCACGCGCAGCGTAACGGCTACTTCAAGGAGCTCAACGTCAAGGAGGTCAATACGCTGCTGCAGCGCCATCAGATACGGATGACAGTCCTTGCCCACCGCGGTTTCTTCGTCAGCGAGGGGCATCCGCTGTTTCGCCTGGAGCGTCCGCTGGACGAGGGGGCCTGCCAGCAACTGCTCGATTGCTTCGACTTTTTCATCGAGGAGTACGCCAGCAGCCATTACTTCTTCGGCTGTCGGCAGATGTCAGAGATCGCCGTGAAGGCGCTGAGCCCCGGCATCAACGATCCAGGCACGGCAATCAAGACCGTGGACCTGCTCAGCGTACTGTTGAGCAGACGCCTGGCGCTGTCCGAACGAGATTTCGCCAGCCTGCCCGACGAGCCACCGCGGCTGTGCTACCAGGAGCTGTCGCTGGACCAGCTACTGCTGCAACTGCTGGGTCCGATACGCACCTATGGCGCGGCCGATGTCTGTGTGCTGGTCAGCCTGCTGCAGGCCTTCAAGAACCTGCTACATCACCCTGCCAGCACGCAGCAGCGCGCCGACCTTCTGTGCCACGCACGCAGCGTACGCGACACCGCCGAGCGCCATTTGAAAGATCGACGTGATCGCGAGGAAATCAACGATTTCATCGCGCGCATCAATCGTACGTTGCACGATTCGGATCAGCCACTGATGCCCCTGCACATCGCGGGCGAGGCACCATGA
- a CDS encoding VOC family protein — protein sequence MKIHAYLMFDGRCEEAFNFYAELLGGKLELMRFGESPDAREVPPEFHDRVMHVCLTAGDQILMASDTIPQYPHEGIKGCSISLQVDNVPEAERLYEALSAGGEVQMELQATFWATQFAMLTDRFGVPWMINCVVDSQEG from the coding sequence ATGAAGATACATGCCTATCTGATGTTCGACGGCCGGTGCGAGGAAGCCTTCAATTTCTACGCCGAACTGCTGGGTGGCAAGCTGGAGCTGATGCGCTTCGGCGAAAGCCCGGATGCCCGCGAAGTGCCGCCGGAGTTTCACGACCGGGTGATGCATGTTTGCCTGACCGCGGGTGATCAGATCCTGATGGCCTCTGACACCATCCCGCAGTATCCGCACGAAGGGATCAAGGGCTGCTCGATTTCCCTGCAGGTGGACAACGTGCCGGAGGCCGAGCGCCTCTATGAAGCGTTGTCGGCCGGTGGCGAGGTGCAGATGGAGCTGCAAGCCACCTTCTGGGCGACCCAATTCGCCATGCTCACCGACCGCTTTGGTGTGCCATGGATGATCAATTGCGTGGTCGATAGTCAGGAGGGCTGA
- a CDS encoding MFS transporter: MWSLIAPISSLLSGVALLLLGNGLLNTLLTLRGVAEGYSTTMLGLIMSGYFVGFLLGTWLATPLVRRIGHIRAFACCAALAAIAALLHLLLIDPWVWLLLRVLYGLGLVTLYMVIESWLNAQAPNEKRGQVFAVYMAVNLGALALAQQLLHLADPVQFTLFAIAAILISAALMPITLTRQAQPTLPESPPTNLRQLWEIAPLAIIAAGLSGLAMGGFWGMAPVYASLAGFDTSGVGLLMTATILGGALLQWPIGIYSDRHDRRQVLLRVVILAVVLALIMSLLPAGPLLLGAIFIWGGLAFAIYPIAVAQLIDQLHSDEILSGSASLLMVNGIGSVCGPLLAGVLMEQLGASALPLYFASTLGLLAAYTFYRLRHVSDLVSGDAAHFVPMLRTSPTVLELMPDAPAQEHEQMEDNPNPAS; this comes from the coding sequence ATGTGGTCCCTGATTGCCCCCATCAGTTCATTGCTGAGCGGGGTCGCGTTACTCCTGCTTGGCAATGGTCTGCTCAACACCCTCCTGACCCTGCGTGGCGTCGCCGAAGGCTACTCCACCACGATGCTCGGACTGATCATGTCCGGGTACTTCGTCGGGTTCCTTCTCGGCACCTGGCTGGCGACGCCGCTGGTCAGGCGCATCGGGCACATTCGCGCGTTCGCCTGTTGCGCAGCCCTGGCTGCCATCGCCGCCCTGCTCCATTTGCTGCTGATCGATCCGTGGGTCTGGCTGCTGCTACGCGTACTCTATGGCCTCGGACTGGTGACGCTGTACATGGTCATCGAGAGCTGGCTCAACGCCCAGGCGCCCAACGAGAAACGCGGCCAGGTATTCGCGGTATACATGGCAGTCAACCTCGGCGCCCTGGCCCTGGCCCAGCAGTTGCTACACCTGGCCGACCCGGTGCAGTTCACCCTGTTCGCCATCGCCGCGATCCTGATCAGTGCCGCGCTGATGCCCATCACGCTCACCCGTCAGGCACAACCGACACTGCCCGAGTCGCCGCCGACAAACCTTCGCCAACTGTGGGAGATCGCACCGCTGGCGATCATCGCCGCAGGCCTGTCCGGCCTGGCGATGGGCGGCTTCTGGGGCATGGCACCGGTCTATGCGAGCCTGGCCGGCTTCGATACATCCGGCGTCGGCCTGCTGATGACCGCCACCATTCTCGGCGGCGCCCTGCTGCAATGGCCCATCGGTATCTATTCGGATCGCCACGACCGGCGCCAGGTGCTGCTGCGGGTGGTGATCCTGGCGGTCGTGCTGGCACTGATCATGAGCCTGCTGCCGGCAGGGCCGCTGCTGCTCGGCGCGATCTTCATCTGGGGCGGCCTGGCCTTCGCCATCTACCCCATCGCCGTCGCGCAGTTGATCGACCAGTTGCACAGCGACGAGATTCTCTCCGGCTCCGCCAGCCTGCTGATGGTCAACGGCATCGGCTCGGTGTGCGGCCCACTGCTGGCCGGCGTGTTGATGGAACAACTGGGCGCCAGCGCACTGCCGCTGTACTTCGCCAGCACACTCGGCCTGCTGGCTGCCTACACCTTCTACCGGCTGCGCCATGTCAGTGACCTGGTCAGCGGCGACGCCGCGCACTTCGTACCCATGCTGCGCACCAGCCCAACGGTGCTGGAGCTGATGCCCGATGCGCCGGCGCAAGAGCACGAACAGATGGAGGACAACCCGAACCCAGCGTCCTGA
- a CDS encoding nucleoside deaminase — translation MNPEHLALLQQAPASTHVDDTWARLCCEQALLAIEDGCYAVGALLVDEAGELLCSGRNQVFASAYASAAHAEMQVLDQLEREHPQVDRRGLTLYVSLEPCLMCYGRILLAGITRVRYLARDRDGGFALRHGRLPPAWANLASGACMVQAKVDPYWLDLAERMIDCLQDRQVLRQRVIQAWRGSR, via the coding sequence ATGAACCCCGAGCACCTGGCCCTGTTACAGCAGGCGCCCGCCAGCACTCATGTCGATGACACCTGGGCCAGGCTTTGCTGCGAACAGGCATTGCTGGCAATCGAGGATGGCTGCTACGCGGTCGGTGCCTTGCTGGTGGATGAGGCCGGTGAACTGCTATGCAGCGGGCGCAACCAGGTGTTCGCCTCGGCCTACGCCAGCGCCGCCCACGCCGAGATGCAGGTGCTCGACCAGCTCGAAAGAGAACATCCGCAGGTCGACCGCCGAGGTCTGACCCTCTACGTCAGCCTCGAACCCTGCCTGATGTGCTATGGCCGTATCCTGCTGGCCGGCATCACCCGCGTGCGCTATCTGGCGCGCGACCGCGACGGCGGTTTCGCCCTGCGCCACGGCCGCCTGCCACCGGCCTGGGCCAATCTTGCCTCGGGTGCGTGCATGGTGCAGGCCAAGGTCGATCCCTACTGGCTCGACCTGGCCGAGCGAATGATCGATTGCCTGCAGGATCGGCAGGTACTCCGACAACGCGTAATACAGGCCTGGCGTGGCAGTCGTTGA
- a CDS encoding 4a-hydroxytetrahydrobiopterin dehydratase has translation MTSLAQAQCEACRADAPKVSDEELAELIREIPDWNIEVRGDHMELERVYLFKNFRHALAFTNAVGAIAEEVGHHPALLTEWGKVTVTWWSHEMRGLHRNDFIMAARTDALAANAEGRK, from the coding sequence ATGACCAGCCTTGCCCAAGCCCAATGCGAAGCCTGCCGCGCCGATGCGCCGAAAGTGTCCGATGAAGAACTGGCCGAACTGATCCGCGAGATCCCCGACTGGAACATCGAGGTGCGTGGCGATCATATGGAGCTGGAGCGCGTGTACCTGTTCAAGAACTTCCGCCATGCCCTGGCCTTCACCAACGCCGTGGGCGCCATCGCCGAGGAAGTCGGCCACCATCCGGCACTGCTCACCGAATGGGGCAAGGTCACCGTCACCTGGTGGAGCCACGAAATGCGCGGTCTGCACCGCAACGACTTCATCATGGCCGCGCGCACTGATGCGCTGGCTGCCAACGCCGAGGGCCGCAAGTGA
- the phhA gene encoding phenylalanine 4-monooxygenase, producing MKSTQYLAREPDESGFIHYPESEHQVWNTLITRQLEVIQNRACQEYLDGIEQLDLPKERIPQLGEINRVLEATTGWRVARVPALIPFQTFFELLASKQFPVATFIRTPEELDYLKEPDIFHEIFGHCPMLTNPWFGEFTHTYGKLGLQATKEQRVYLARLYWLTIEFGLLDTPQGRRIYGGGILSSPKETLYALSDAPEHQAFDPLEAMRTPYRIDILQPVYFVLPELKRLFELAQEDIMALVHQAMALGLHAPKFPPKAA from the coding sequence ATGAAGAGTACGCAGTACCTGGCCCGGGAACCGGACGAGAGTGGCTTTATCCATTATCCGGAAAGCGAGCATCAGGTGTGGAATACCCTGATCACCCGCCAACTGGAGGTGATCCAGAACCGCGCCTGCCAGGAATACCTGGACGGTATCGAGCAGCTCGACCTGCCCAAGGAGCGCATTCCGCAGCTCGGCGAGATCAACCGTGTGCTCGAAGCCACCACCGGCTGGCGCGTAGCGCGGGTGCCGGCACTGATCCCCTTCCAGACCTTCTTCGAGCTGCTGGCCAGCAAGCAGTTTCCCGTCGCCACCTTCATCCGCACGCCAGAGGAGCTGGACTACCTGAAGGAACCGGACATCTTCCACGAGATATTCGGCCACTGCCCGATGCTGACCAACCCCTGGTTCGGCGAATTCACCCACACCTACGGCAAGCTCGGCCTTCAGGCCACTAAAGAGCAGCGCGTCTATCTGGCGCGGCTGTACTGGCTGACCATCGAGTTCGGCCTGCTCGACACCCCGCAGGGCCGGCGCATCTACGGCGGCGGAATCCTCTCCTCGCCGAAGGAAACCCTCTACGCCCTGTCCGACGCTCCCGAGCACCAGGCGTTCGATCCGCTGGAAGCGATGCGCACGCCATATCGCATCGATATCCTGCAGCCGGTGTACTTCGTCCTGCCCGAACTCAAGCGTCTGTTCGAGCTGGCTCAGGAGGACATCATGGCGCTGGTGCATCAGGCCATGGCGCTCGGCCTGCACGCGCCGAAATTTCCGCCGAAAGCCGCGTAG